From a region of the Desulfobacterales bacterium genome:
- a CDS encoding GAK system CofD-like protein, whose translation MNDKIQPSGGAPLYFQMSRTARLPDPFKLARYQKSPDLGPRPLFFSGGTALRALSRELIRYTRNSIHIITPFDSGGSSAELRKVFHMPAVGDIRNRLMALADQSFQGQPEIFDLFVHRLAKDAAEERLAAELARMARGTHPLVSRIPEPMCQIIRSHLHTFLNYMPASFSLKGASIGNLILAAGYLDNHHLLDPIIYTISNLVQARGTVRPVVADDRHLAAEMDSGELIIGQHQLTGKESRPIASRIHRLYLCHSSTDGDPAEVEIDSGIRSLIQSAELICYPMGSFYSSIIANLLPKGVGHAVSRVHCPKIYIPNTGEDPESYGLDPTRQTEILLSYLKADDPEKIENQAVLNLVLVDKKHGRYACPIDEERLNALGIEVMDYPLITKESAPSIAADRLAECLLSMT comes from the coding sequence ATGAATGACAAAATACAGCCATCCGGCGGGGCGCCCCTTTACTTTCAAATGAGCCGAACGGCCCGGCTGCCGGACCCTTTTAAGCTGGCCCGGTATCAAAAGTCTCCGGATTTGGGCCCGCGGCCGCTGTTTTTCAGCGGCGGCACGGCCCTGCGGGCGCTTAGCCGGGAATTGATCCGCTACACCCGCAATTCGATTCACATCATCACACCGTTTGATTCCGGCGGCAGTTCGGCGGAACTGCGTAAGGTCTTTCACATGCCTGCGGTGGGGGATATCCGCAATCGCCTGATGGCGCTGGCGGATCAGAGTTTTCAGGGCCAGCCGGAAATATTTGACCTGTTCGTCCACCGGCTGGCAAAAGATGCGGCCGAAGAGCGCCTGGCGGCGGAGCTTGCCCGGATGGCCCGCGGCACGCACCCCCTGGTTTCCCGGATACCCGAGCCCATGTGCCAAATCATCCGCAGCCACCTGCACACCTTCCTGAATTACATGCCGGCCTCATTTAGCCTGAAGGGCGCAAGCATCGGCAACCTGATCCTGGCCGCCGGGTATCTCGACAACCACCACCTGCTTGACCCGATTATCTACACAATTTCAAACCTTGTCCAGGCCCGGGGCACGGTTCGGCCGGTTGTCGCCGACGACCGGCATCTGGCCGCTGAGATGGACTCCGGGGAGCTGATTATCGGCCAGCATCAGTTAACCGGCAAAGAGAGCCGCCCCATCGCCTCCCGAATCCATCGGCTCTATCTCTGCCACAGCAGCACGGATGGCGACCCGGCGGAAGTGGAGATAGATTCCGGCATACGCAGCTTGATCCAGTCCGCCGAACTGATCTGCTATCCCATGGGCAGTTTTTATTCCAGCATCATCGCCAACCTGCTTCCCAAAGGGGTGGGCCATGCCGTCAGCCGGGTGCACTGCCCCAAAATCTATATTCCCAACACGGGAGAGGACCCGGAATCCTATGGGCTGGATCCCACCCGGCAGACCGAAATTCTGCTCTCCTACTTAAAGGCGGATGACCCGGAGAAAATCGAGAATCAGGCGGTGCTGAATCTGGTGCTGGTGGATAAAAAACACGGCAGATATGCTTGCCCGATTGACGAGGAGCGGCTGAATGCCCTGGGCATCGAGGTAATGGATTATCCCCTGATCACAAAAGAAAGCGCCCCGAGTATTGCCGCCGACCGGCTGGCCGAATGCCTGCTCTCAATGACCTAA
- a CDS encoding nitroreductase produces MNVIDAINTRRSIRGFKADPVPGVLLKEILETATRAPSALNSQPWEFAVITGPVLDQIRAANVEKLRNGAPMAPDHVAALWPKESVYRERQVELAKQIFNLMGIAREDKENRSAWQERGFRFFDAPAAIIVMTDQMLSESGPLLDIGMVVENICLAAVARGLGTCIEDQGIFYPEVIRNLAGIPETKRLIIGIAVGYPDRDHAANQLKTPRAPVDQITTWIGFDE; encoded by the coding sequence ATGAATGTGATCGATGCGATAAACACGCGACGCAGCATCCGCGGATTTAAAGCGGACCCGGTGCCCGGGGTCCTGTTAAAGGAAATCCTTGAAACCGCCACACGGGCGCCATCCGCCTTAAATTCACAGCCCTGGGAATTTGCGGTTATCACCGGCCCGGTGCTTGATCAGATCCGGGCGGCCAATGTGGAAAAGCTGCGAAACGGCGCCCCCATGGCGCCGGATCATGTGGCCGCGCTCTGGCCGAAGGAGAGTGTCTACCGCGAACGCCAGGTGGAGCTGGCCAAACAGATTTTCAACTTGATGGGTATCGCCCGGGAGGATAAGGAAAACCGAAGCGCCTGGCAGGAACGGGGGTTCCGGTTTTTTGACGCGCCGGCGGCGATCATCGTCATGACCGATCAGATGCTTTCAGAATCCGGCCCTCTCCTTGATATCGGCATGGTCGTGGAAAATATCTGCCTTGCGGCTGTGGCCCGCGGGCTTGGCACATGCATTGAGGATCAGGGCATTTTTTACCCGGAAGTCATTCGAAACCTGGCCGGTATACCGGAAACCAAGCGGCTCATCATCGGCATCGCCGTGGGTTATCCGGACCGGGATCATGCGGCCAACCAGCTTAAAACCCCCCGGGCGCCGGTGGATCAAATAACTACGTGGATCGGATTTGATGAATGA
- a CDS encoding thioesterase family protein, which yields MHLFNKDISVTPKAPYFFKANVSDNWSINGNPNGGYLLAIVANAMMTHSDKTATPILTANYLARCLPGEVELGVEAIAQSKQFNRFQTRLLQEGSEKIRAFGTFAIETDECFIKRYEADPPEIAPLDQCVRFPQMPKYTLYDNMDVRLDPMCAGWMENKLSDASEHKGWIKFTDNRPLDILAVTLAADAFPPAVFSTQGMAAWVPTLEFTISIRNITDTEWLKCRFRTRFINCGLLEEDGDIWDENDELIAVSRQIAQYRKIAG from the coding sequence ATGCATCTATTTAATAAGGATATCTCGGTCACCCCAAAAGCGCCCTATTTCTTTAAGGCCAACGTGTCCGACAACTGGTCGATTAACGGCAATCCCAATGGCGGCTATCTTCTGGCGATCGTGGCGAATGCCATGATGACGCATTCCGACAAAACCGCCACCCCGATTTTAACCGCCAATTACCTGGCCCGCTGCCTGCCCGGGGAAGTGGAACTGGGGGTTGAGGCCATCGCCCAGTCCAAACAGTTTAACCGGTTTCAAACGCGGCTCCTGCAGGAGGGCAGCGAGAAAATCCGGGCGTTCGGCACCTTTGCCATTGAAACCGATGAGTGCTTCATCAAACGCTACGAAGCCGATCCGCCGGAAATCGCGCCGCTGGATCAGTGCGTCCGGTTTCCCCAAATGCCGAAATATACCCTCTATGATAACATGGATGTTCGCCTGGACCCGATGTGTGCGGGATGGATGGAGAATAAACTCTCGGATGCATCCGAGCACAAGGGATGGATCAAATTTACGGACAACCGGCCGCTGGATATCCTGGCCGTCACTTTGGCGGCGGATGCCTTTCCGCCGGCGGTATTTTCCACCCAGGGCATGGCCGCCTGGGTGCCGACCCTTGAGTTCACCATAAGCATCCGCAACATAACGGATACCGAATGGCTGAAATGCCGCTTTAGAACGCGGTTTATCAACTGCGGACTGCTTGAAGAGGACGGGGATATCTGGGATGAAAACGATGAACTGATTGCCGTATCCCGGCAGATCGCCCAGTACCGGAAAATCGCCGGCTAA
- a CDS encoding efflux RND transporter permease subunit, with protein MIISDTAVNNRVSVLVLAVIILIMGFYCYNEIPREDEPDVTIPYVFVYTPYKGVAAADIETAITVPIEKKLKGLERVKSVKSVSSEGESNINIEFIPGTDIDDVLQKVKDKVDEAKRDLPTDLEDDPAVFEVNLSELPIVVYSLHGATGMAGLKKIANDLEEDIESIPGVLEVDVTGGREREIIIEVDPDKMAYYNIPITAFQQVVANENTNTSGGAITLGDGRYQLRVPGEFNTPDEIYGLVVDNFNGQPVYLKDMARVVDGFKDEESRSRLDGRDAVNIAVKKRAGENIIDIVEAVDRLIDEQKPGWPAGVEITKLMNKAKGIRLMLADLENNILSGLLLVVLVLFFALGVRNATLVGLAIPFSMLLSFMVIYAMGITLNMVVLFSLTLALGMLVDNAIVIVENIYRYMEQGVSRIEAAKKATSEVAYPVIGSTLTTLAAFFPMVFWPGIMGEFMKYLPITLIITLTSSLFVALVINPALTAFFMRVKQKNDPGRLATDASDIQAMGEKPVQIQGIILRTYRRMLEYSLKHRLTVVATSFLLLFALIQIWQLVIGLEKPVEFFPSVDPDSAYVNVDPPEGADLEYMDRIIKKIELAVANAGAENPSASFKERYARAYIPRVHEKRGGDTFKGPTDIDNIEHIYATAKKKAGSSLFSEYADNRLGIQFIDFEDRKTPSVDDIEVIRQRIKNIAGARITVAEAQGGPPTGAPINIEISGEKVRVLGDLAKQIRAIVSKIPHVVDVKDDFMDALPSVQVDIDRQKAALFGLSTNAIGFGLKTAYNGLNVSTFREEDEDYDITVKFTEGDRKVSDVLRKLMLSTPSGQMVPLTTLADIKFSGSLGDINRINHERVVTVKGDVDETKIPGSVAKMQAERLLADFTMPPGYHIKFTGQHEHEEESKAFLSKAFIIALFLIFLILVTIFNSVGQPLIIMTSVILSLGGVFLGLTVMRFPFGIIMSGVGVISLAGVVVNNAIVLIDYINKLRSRGMDFHEAIIAGGATRLRPVMLTAITTILGLIPMATGISINFRKLSISLVSETSQYWQSMSIVVIFGLMLATILTLVVVPTLYAVFATAPGWFAEKYGLLKKFYWKPFETKVEHTPR; from the coding sequence TTGATCATATCCGATACAGCGGTCAATAACCGCGTCAGCGTCCTGGTTCTGGCGGTCATCATCCTGATCATGGGATTCTACTGCTACAATGAAATCCCGCGGGAAGACGAGCCCGACGTCACCATCCCCTATGTGTTTGTCTACACGCCTTATAAGGGCGTGGCAGCGGCCGATATTGAAACCGCCATCACCGTGCCCATTGAGAAGAAGCTTAAAGGGCTGGAACGGGTCAAAAGCGTCAAGTCTGTCAGCTCAGAGGGCGAATCCAATATCAATATCGAGTTTATCCCGGGAACCGATATCGATGATGTGCTTCAGAAGGTAAAGGACAAGGTGGATGAAGCCAAACGCGACCTGCCGACGGACCTGGAGGACGACCCCGCTGTATTTGAGGTGAATCTGTCGGAGCTGCCGATCGTGGTGTATTCCCTGCATGGGGCTACCGGTATGGCGGGGCTTAAAAAAATCGCCAATGACCTGGAAGAAGACATCGAATCGATTCCCGGCGTGCTCGAGGTCGATGTCACCGGCGGCCGGGAGCGCGAGATTATCATCGAGGTTGATCCGGATAAAATGGCCTATTACAACATCCCGATCACCGCGTTCCAGCAGGTCGTGGCCAATGAAAACACCAACACCTCGGGCGGGGCCATTACACTGGGCGACGGGCGCTATCAGCTGCGGGTACCGGGCGAATTCAACACACCGGATGAAATATACGGTTTGGTCGTGGACAATTTCAACGGCCAGCCGGTTTACTTAAAGGATATGGCCCGGGTGGTGGACGGGTTCAAGGATGAAGAATCCCGGTCCCGCTTAGACGGCCGGGATGCGGTCAATATTGCCGTTAAAAAACGCGCGGGTGAAAATATCATCGACATTGTTGAAGCCGTGGACCGCCTGATCGATGAGCAGAAGCCGGGGTGGCCCGCCGGGGTCGAAATCACCAAGCTCATGAACAAGGCCAAGGGCATCCGGCTCATGCTGGCGGACCTTGAAAACAATATTCTGTCCGGTCTGTTGCTGGTGGTGCTGGTGCTCTTTTTTGCCCTGGGGGTACGAAATGCCACGCTGGTGGGGCTTGCCATCCCGTTTTCCATGCTGCTCTCCTTTATGGTGATTTATGCCATGGGCATCACTCTGAATATGGTGGTGCTGTTTTCCCTGACCCTGGCCCTCGGCATGCTGGTGGATAATGCCATTGTGATTGTCGAAAATATCTATCGGTATATGGAACAGGGCGTCTCCCGGATCGAGGCCGCCAAAAAAGCCACCTCCGAAGTGGCCTACCCGGTGATCGGCTCCACCCTGACCACGCTCGCCGCCTTTTTCCCAATGGTGTTCTGGCCGGGCATTATGGGCGAATTCATGAAGTATCTGCCGATCACCCTGATTATTACCCTGACATCGAGTCTTTTCGTGGCCCTGGTCATCAACCCGGCGCTCACCGCTTTTTTCATGCGGGTCAAGCAAAAGAATGACCCGGGGCGCCTGGCAACGGATGCGTCAGACATCCAGGCCATGGGTGAAAAACCGGTTCAAATCCAAGGCATTATACTGCGTACCTACCGGCGCATGCTTGAATATTCGCTCAAGCACCGCCTCACCGTGGTGGCCACGTCTTTTCTCCTGCTCTTTGCGCTGATACAGATCTGGCAGCTGGTTATCGGTCTGGAAAAACCGGTGGAATTTTTTCCGAGTGTTGATCCGGATAGCGCCTATGTGAATGTCGATCCCCCGGAAGGCGCGGACCTTGAATACATGGACCGGATCATTAAAAAAATCGAACTGGCGGTGGCCAATGCGGGGGCCGAAAATCCGTCGGCATCTTTTAAAGAGCGATACGCCCGGGCGTATATCCCCCGGGTGCATGAAAAAAGGGGCGGCGATACATTCAAAGGTCCCACGGATATCGACAATATTGAACACATCTATGCCACGGCCAAGAAAAAGGCGGGCAGCTCCCTTTTTTCCGAATATGCCGACAACCGCCTGGGGATTCAGTTCATCGACTTCGAAGACCGGAAAACCCCGTCCGTGGATGATATCGAGGTTATTCGCCAGCGGATCAAGAATATTGCCGGCGCCCGGATCACCGTTGCCGAAGCCCAGGGCGGACCGCCCACCGGCGCGCCGATCAACATTGAGATTTCCGGGGAAAAGGTTCGTGTATTGGGGGATCTCGCCAAGCAGATCCGGGCGATTGTGTCTAAAATCCCGCACGTGGTGGACGTCAAAGACGACTTCATGGATGCCCTGCCATCGGTCCAGGTGGATATCGACCGGCAGAAGGCGGCGCTTTTCGGGCTTAGCACCAATGCCATCGGGTTCGGCTTAAAAACCGCCTATAACGGGCTCAATGTGTCCACTTTCCGGGAAGAAGATGAAGACTACGATATCACCGTCAAATTCACCGAAGGCGACCGGAAGGTGTCGGATGTGCTGCGAAAACTCATGCTTTCCACCCCGTCCGGGCAGATGGTGCCGCTGACCACCCTGGCCGACATCAAATTTTCGGGAAGCCTTGGAGACATCAACCGGATCAACCATGAACGGGTGGTCACCGTCAAAGGGGATGTGGATGAGACCAAAATCCCCGGCTCAGTTGCCAAAATGCAGGCGGAACGACTGCTTGCCGATTTCACGATGCCCCCCGGCTATCATATCAAGTTCACCGGCCAGCACGAACATGAGGAGGAATCCAAGGCCTTTTTGTCCAAGGCCTTTATCATCGCCCTTTTCCTGATCTTTTTAATCCTGGTGACCATTTTCAACTCCGTGGGCCAGCCCCTGATTATCATGACTTCGGTCATCCTGTCCCTGGGCGGGGTCTTTTTGGGGCTTACCGTCATGCGGTTTCCCTTTGGCATCATCATGTCCGGTGTGGGCGTAATTTCGCTTGCCGGCGTGGTGGTCAACAACGCCATCGTCCTCATTGACTACATCAATAAACTGAGAAGCCGCGGTATGGATTTTCACGAGGCGATCATCGCCGGCGGCGCCACCCGCCTGCGCCCGGTGATGCTCACCGCCATCACCACCATCCTGGGACTGATTCCCATGGCCACGGGGATTTCCATCAATTTCCGGAAGCTTTCCATCTCGCTGGTCAGCGAAACCTCCCAATACTGGCAGTCCATGTCCATCGTGGTCATATTCGGGCTGATGCTGGCCACCATACTAACACTCGTGGTTGTCCCCACTTTATACGCGGTTTTTGCCACCGCCCCGGGATGGTTTGCCGAAAAATATGGACTGCTCAAAAAATTTTACTGGAAGCCGTTTGAGACGAAAGTTGAACATACCCCTCGCTAA
- a CDS encoding efflux RND transporter periplasmic adaptor subunit: MNPKPDSRPRTSRGKKLLMRLWGALPILLLLGAVIVLGQMVNTKKDRLEAVKKGLSALESMQLAAGKIDTVAAILKTSADQKTAAERMQAELGLSADQVKTILHMPLSELVKNQQEKLDRQIADIKQQMAENKLDIRMDRPDVNVVALELAPETIRDRINLPGVVEPWIKFNVIAEVRGEVIEKHMEKGTPVKEGDIIAVLDKSDYEIALKAAKAAYDTALASKNRVEKLYAQQLAPRAQLDDITAQVERFKAERDAARLNLDRCTIKSPITGTLNQLYIEKGQYINTADAIAEVIQMDRVKVNVGIPESDVSAVRSVNDYMVRFDALADKAFPAKKYFLSIASDPQARLYKLELEIDNPNHEILPDMFARVDIVKREVSKALSIPLYSIISLNNRQTVYVINDETAHARNIQTGIQEGWQIQVTDGLKPGDRVIVVGHRRVSDGQAVNLVRTVSDMKEIMN; this comes from the coding sequence ATGAACCCCAAACCGGATAGCCGCCCCCGAACATCCCGGGGGAAAAAGCTTTTAATGCGCCTGTGGGGCGCCCTTCCGATTCTTTTGCTGCTGGGCGCCGTTATTGTCCTGGGCCAGATGGTAAACACCAAGAAGGATCGGCTGGAGGCGGTCAAAAAGGGCTTAAGCGCGCTTGAAAGCATGCAGCTGGCAGCGGGAAAGATCGATACCGTGGCAGCGATTTTAAAAACATCCGCGGACCAGAAAACCGCCGCCGAGCGCATGCAGGCCGAACTCGGCCTCTCTGCCGATCAGGTAAAAACCATTCTCCACATGCCCCTATCCGAGCTCGTCAAGAACCAGCAGGAAAAGCTTGACCGCCAGATTGCCGACATCAAACAGCAGATGGCGGAAAATAAACTTGATATCCGCATGGACCGGCCGGATGTGAATGTCGTGGCCCTTGAGCTCGCCCCGGAAACCATCCGGGACCGGATCAATCTGCCCGGCGTGGTGGAGCCCTGGATAAAATTCAATGTGATCGCCGAGGTCCGCGGCGAAGTCATCGAAAAACATATGGAAAAGGGCACACCGGTCAAAGAGGGCGATATCATCGCGGTTTTGGATAAAAGCGACTACGAAATCGCCCTTAAGGCGGCAAAAGCCGCCTATGATACGGCGCTTGCCTCGAAAAACCGGGTGGAAAAACTATACGCCCAGCAGCTGGCCCCGCGCGCGCAACTGGACGATATCACGGCGCAGGTCGAGCGCTTCAAGGCGGAGAGGGACGCTGCCCGGCTCAATCTCGACCGCTGCACTATAAAAAGCCCGATTACCGGGACCCTGAATCAGCTTTATATCGAAAAGGGCCAATATATTAACACGGCCGACGCGATTGCCGAAGTCATCCAGATGGACCGGGTCAAGGTGAATGTGGGCATCCCGGAATCCGATGTCAGCGCCGTCCGAAGTGTAAATGACTACATGGTCCGCTTTGATGCCCTGGCGGATAAGGCCTTCCCGGCTAAAAAATACTTTCTCTCCATTGCCAGCGATCCGCAGGCGCGGCTCTACAAACTGGAACTCGAAATCGATAATCCGAACCATGAAATCCTGCCGGATATGTTCGCCCGGGTGGATATTGTCAAAAGGGAAGTTTCCAAGGCCCTGTCCATCCCGCTCTATTCAATCATTTCCCTAAACAATCGGCAGACGGTCTATGTGATAAACGATGAGACCGCCCATGCCAGAAACATTCAAACCGGCATCCAGGAAGGCTGGCAGATCCAGGTCACAGACGGCCTAAAACCCGGCGACCGGGTTATTGTGGTTGGCCATCGGCGCGTCAGCGACGGCCAGGCGGTGAACCTGGTCCGGACGGTTTCGGATATGAAGGAGATCATGAATTGA
- a CDS encoding AsmA-like C-terminal region-containing protein has product MMRKKTWALIAVVIILLIVVSGVGLYFGLTAPGFLTPRIEKAMGERLNADVRMRGVDFSLLSGVHIEELALSPAEIRGKPGAEAPLALTDIRIRHSWLSLLRGKYRPTRVIVEKLNARMAPEYVDWLSGIEPPDPSRPKPEIDIKNGRLKLQWPVFTRPVQINNLNFSVWPEAGGKKVTGTSRFEFGKNRVRMGFEVMPESGEINTRFTLHGFDLSALPAVESEKAVFEPEKLEMAGILSGTLAIHLASEGRRPDLNGEITVSGLSARYPGVPFEFENGFAKLSVTDNTVAIRDGAINCAQGGVEIPAAGLRFENQSLTCAWLRASVSGIDVPVIADERLLAFLPEHYRPQLDGGKATGGVYLRWQPGDDLSYSGDFMLTGVSGSMPAYETDFSELDANVSLSAPGRIVIRQARARVLGGRAEAAGSCQFIGGKIKNPALELRLADVTETSHVVSRLPAGVRNVIDKAGFKGSEIDGLIALQPGHTKVDLSIAARQAELPDLPIQLTDPHLDVRWTSEARRVVFDNVRAKFNGSPLAGSGTLVFGRKSPYLNFSILGRYLPVNNQVLEWAGLELKNWRAGGRFDIEMRAKQWWPSGTGAAEFLDNMRVQVDMRDGVLHHPEAGKLAENISGHLMLDREGVHFSSLIGDVYGIGLRGSGRVPFSEDSENAYFRMESENISLDEKLYDRLPFDIGLKELGLAGQCEVKGELQGIGLKDKPFSGNMTMLMHHVEMQPKATRINASGTARVTVSAPNWQEFEISGVMELDGLSYGNLDAERVSADFAYKDRMLDIPELVVGAYGGKLNFKETRIDTTAGSWQTQAHMAHLDLESLVGAFGVEGRKAPSGVMRGDIEMSGRGLNPGTFSGEGTIKIGRGRLYSFPVLVSVFNVLDLKLPRQSPVTDAYGDFRIDEGRLAIRDLLFSGGSVPAHMEGEISLDSAGSLKQMPIDLIVTVAKQEGILDQIPLLNWAKHYTVDYLRRLVLQARVKGTFGDYKVDTLSSPLTSPIRKMFSLLERFTPAPPGGN; this is encoded by the coding sequence ATGATGCGGAAAAAGACCTGGGCGCTGATAGCAGTTGTTATTATTCTATTGATCGTAGTCAGCGGCGTAGGGCTTTATTTTGGCCTTACTGCGCCGGGCTTTTTGACGCCCCGGATTGAAAAAGCCATGGGCGAGCGGCTGAACGCCGATGTCCGGATGCGGGGGGTTGATTTCAGCCTTTTATCCGGTGTCCATATTGAAGAATTGGCGCTTTCGCCTGCGGAAATCAGGGGTAAACCCGGGGCAGAAGCCCCGCTGGCACTTACGGACATCCGGATCCGGCATTCATGGCTGTCCTTGCTCCGTGGTAAATACCGGCCCACCCGGGTGATCGTTGAAAAATTAAATGCCCGTATGGCGCCGGAATATGTGGATTGGCTCTCCGGAATCGAGCCGCCTGACCCGTCAAGGCCAAAGCCGGAAATCGATATAAAAAACGGACGTCTCAAACTGCAATGGCCTGTCTTTACGCGGCCGGTTCAGATCAACAATTTAAATTTTTCCGTCTGGCCCGAGGCCGGCGGAAAGAAGGTGACGGGCACATCGCGTTTTGAATTCGGAAAAAACCGCGTACGCATGGGCTTTGAGGTGATGCCGGAGAGCGGTGAGATCAACACCCGCTTTACCCTTCACGGCTTTGATTTGTCCGCCCTGCCGGCGGTTGAATCAGAAAAGGCCGTTTTTGAACCGGAAAAACTGGAGATGGCCGGGATTCTGTCCGGCACCCTCGCCATACACCTGGCGTCCGAGGGCCGCCGGCCGGATTTAAACGGAGAGATTACGGTATCCGGGCTTTCCGCCCGGTATCCGGGGGTTCCGTTTGAATTTGAAAACGGATTTGCCAAACTGAGCGTCACGGATAACACGGTGGCTATTCGGGATGGAGCGATTAACTGCGCCCAGGGGGGGGTTGAGATTCCGGCGGCAGGCCTCCGGTTTGAGAATCAATCTCTGACGTGTGCCTGGCTTCGGGCCAGCGTGAGCGGCATTGATGTGCCGGTAATCGCCGATGAAAGGCTTTTGGCGTTTTTGCCGGAGCATTACCGGCCCCAATTGGACGGCGGCAAAGCCACGGGCGGAGTCTATTTGCGGTGGCAGCCGGGCGATGATTTAAGCTATTCCGGTGATTTTATGCTGACCGGCGTTTCCGGCAGTATGCCGGCGTATGAAACCGATTTTTCCGAATTGGATGCCAATGTCAGTCTTTCCGCACCCGGCCGTATCGTGATTCGCCAGGCCCGGGCCCGGGTGCTCGGCGGGCGCGCGGAGGCGGCCGGGTCCTGTCAGTTTATCGGGGGTAAAATTAAAAATCCGGCATTGGAATTACGCCTGGCGGATGTCACTGAGACTTCCCATGTGGTGTCCCGGCTGCCGGCGGGGGTCCGCAATGTCATCGACAAGGCGGGCTTTAAGGGCTCGGAAATTGACGGCTTAATCGCATTGCAGCCCGGTCATACCAAGGTGGATCTCTCGATTGCGGCGCGTCAGGCAGAACTTCCGGATCTGCCCATTCAACTGACCGATCCGCATCTGGATGTGAGGTGGACATCAGAGGCCAGGCGGGTGGTCTTTGACAATGTGCGGGCCAAATTCAACGGGAGCCCTTTGGCTGGCTCCGGCACCCTGGTATTTGGCCGGAAGTCCCCCTATTTAAATTTTTCGATCTTGGGGCGCTATCTGCCGGTAAATAATCAGGTTCTGGAATGGGCCGGGCTTGAGCTGAAAAACTGGCGCGCCGGCGGAAGGTTTGACATTGAAATGCGGGCCAAGCAGTGGTGGCCTTCCGGGACCGGCGCCGCCGAATTTCTGGATAATATGCGGGTGCAGGTCGATATGCGGGATGGGGTGCTTCACCATCCGGAAGCCGGCAAACTGGCGGAAAACATCAGCGGCCATTTGATGCTTGATAGGGAAGGTGTGCACTTTTCCAGTCTGATCGGGGATGTATATGGTATCGGTCTGCGGGGCAGCGGCCGGGTTCCCTTTTCTGAGGACTCGGAAAACGCTTATTTTCGCATGGAATCGGAAAATATTTCCCTTGATGAAAAACTTTATGACCGCCTGCCGTTTGATATCGGCCTGAAGGAGCTGGGCCTGGCCGGACAGTGCGAAGTAAAGGGCGAGCTTCAGGGGATCGGCCTTAAGGACAAGCCGTTTTCCGGTAACATGACCATGTTGATGCATCATGTGGAAATGCAGCCAAAAGCGACCAGGATCAACGCCAGCGGCACCGCCCGAGTAACGGTTAGCGCCCCGAACTGGCAGGAATTTGAAATTTCGGGGGTGATGGAACTGGATGGCCTCTCCTACGGCAACCTGGACGCGGAGCGGGTGTCCGCAGATTTTGCCTATAAAGATCGTATGCTTGACATCCCGGAGTTGGTGGTTGGGGCTTACGGCGGCAAATTGAATTTTAAGGAGACCCGGATCGATACGACTGCCGGATCATGGCAGACCCAAGCGCACATGGCGCATTTGGATCTGGAAAGCCTGGTGGGGGCATTCGGTGTAGAGGGCCGGAAGGCGCCGTCCGGCGTGATGCGCGGGGATATAGAGATGAGCGGCCGTGGTCTAAACCCCGGGACATTCTCGGGCGAGGGCACCATAAAAATCGGCCGGGGCCGGCTTTACAGCTTCCCTGTGCTGGTTTCGGTGTTTAACGTGCTGGATTTGAAGCTTCCGCGGCAAAGCCCGGTGACCGATGCTTACGGGGACTTTCGCATCGATGAGGGACGGCTCGCGATCCGGGATCTGCTTTTCTCCGGCGGCTCGGTCCCCGCCCATATGGAGGGCGAGATCTCCCTGGATTCAGCCGGCAGCCTGAAACAAATGCCCATCGATCTGATCGTCACCGTGGCCAAGCAGGAGGGCATCCTGGATCAGATCCCTTTGCTTAACTGGGCCAAACATTATACGGTGGATTATTTGCGGCGGCTTGTACTGCAGGCCCGGGTCAAGGGCACCTTCGGGGATTATAAAGTCGACACCCTCTCAAGCCCGCTGACCAGTCCGATCCGGAAAATGTTTTCCCTGCTGGAGCGGTTTACCCCGGCACCGCCGGGTGGCAACTGA